Proteins encoded within one genomic window of Patescibacteria group bacterium:
- a CDS encoding peptidoglycan DD-metalloendopeptidase family protein, whose translation MSKKEKTILLLVFAIFIISSISLFSIHSSTLLAQTTDDLKEKIRQQQEYIKELEKQQQIYEANIKIKRKEALTLKNQISILTNQISRTRTEIKKKEAQIKKTNLEIEEIQDQIQNKNIEISDLKEKIAEFLRKIYQYDNKSYLEIILLNEHISDYFNLLKVSQNLQNSLQKTLDNVQLVKENLETEQKNLQQKKAELENLKRELSSEKTKLENEERAKRILLEETQGAEWKFQTLLAEAKLEMKQAEREIARLETEIRKKLAEAQERQWQELEEMGLLVFSWPVPGGVVTSTFHDPDYPFRAWLGEHSGIDIKASQGTAVRASAGGYVARAKHGGMGYSYVMIIHQQGFSTVYGHLLKINVEEGTYVKRGEVIGLSGGIPGTPGAGRFSTGPHLHFEIRKDGIPVNPLNYLP comes from the coding sequence ATGAGTAAAAAAGAAAAAACAATCTTGTTATTAGTCTTTGCCATTTTTATAATAAGCAGCATCTCTCTATTTTCCATTCATTCTTCGACACTACTCGCTCAAACTACCGATGATTTAAAAGAAAAAATTCGACAGCAACAAGAGTATATCAAAGAATTAGAAAAACAACAGCAAATTTATGAAGCAAATATTAAAATTAAAAGAAAAGAGGCTTTAACTCTAAAAAATCAAATTAGTATTTTAACTAACCAAATTTCTAGAACGAGAACAGAGATTAAAAAAAAGGAGGCACAGATTAAGAAAACAAATTTAGAAATCGAAGAAATTCAAGATCAAATTCAGAATAAAAATATAGAGATTAGCGATCTTAAAGAAAAAATTGCTGAGTTTTTAAGAAAAATTTATCAATATGATAATAAAAGCTATTTAGAAATTATTCTTCTTAACGAGCATATCTCCGATTATTTTAATCTTTTAAAAGTTAGTCAAAATTTACAAAACTCTTTACAGAAAACTCTAGATAACGTTCAATTAGTCAAAGAAAACCTAGAAACAGAACAAAAAAATCTTCAGCAAAAAAAAGCAGAATTAGAAAATCTTAAAAGGGAACTTTCTTCAGAAAAGACAAAATTAGAAAATGAAGAAAGAGCAAAAAGAATTCTTCTTGAAGAGACTCAAGGGGCGGAATGGAAATTCCAGACACTTTTAGCTGAGGCAAAATTGGAAATGAAACAAGCGGAAAGAGAAATTGCTCGTTTAGAAACTGAAATTAGAAAAAAATTAGCCGAAGCTCAAGAAAGACAGTGGCAAGAACTGGAAGAAATGGGTCTTCTGGTTTTTTCTTGGCCGGTGCCAGGCGGAGTGGTGACTTCTACTTTTCACGATCCCGATTATCCATTTCGTGCTTGGTTAGGAGAACATTCTGGTATTGATATTAAAGCTTCACAGGGAACAGCGGTACGTGCCTCAGCTGGTGGCTATGTTGCTCGGGCCAAACATGGAGGTATGGGTTACTCTTATGTCATGATTATTCACCAACAAGGATTTTCAACCGTCTATGGTCACCTCTTGAAAATTAACGTTGAAGAGGGGACTTATGTAAAAAGAGGAGAAGTTATTGGTCTGAGCGGTGGAATACCTGGTACACCAGGGGCCGGCCGA